A stretch of Endozoicomonas sp. SCSIO W0465 DNA encodes these proteins:
- the zapE gene encoding cell division protein ZapE, which translates to MTPQACYHRDITQKGFSRDPAQAEAVKHLQNLYEKLIQPSGGSLLQKIKVALGKPREPVRGLYFWGGVGRGKTWLMDTFYNCLPFQDKLRMHFHHFMRRVHTELKTLEGQKNPLAIVADRLSGEARVICFDEFFVSDITDAMILAGLMDQLFQRGVTLVATSNEEPDLLYQDGLQRARFLPAIDLIKKHTLVVNVDGGIDYRLRLLEKAETYYWPLNDTSHEKLEQIFSDLAPDPDHIEIGRSIEISGRPINSVKLSKDVAWFTFTDLCDGPRSQNDYIELACLYHSVILQAVPQLNANRNDQARRFINLVDEFYDRGVKLILSSEVHLEALYVSGTLSFEFKRTLSRLQEMQSTEYLARPHKP; encoded by the coding sequence ATGACCCCGCAAGCTTGTTATCACAGGGATATAACCCAAAAAGGTTTTAGCAGGGATCCCGCTCAGGCTGAAGCGGTAAAACACTTGCAGAACCTCTATGAAAAGCTGATCCAGCCCTCCGGAGGATCTCTCCTCCAGAAGATAAAGGTTGCACTGGGCAAACCCCGGGAACCGGTACGTGGCCTCTATTTCTGGGGTGGCGTTGGCCGCGGGAAAACCTGGTTGATGGATACCTTTTACAATTGTCTGCCCTTTCAGGACAAGCTCCGCATGCATTTCCATCACTTTATGCGACGGGTGCATACAGAACTTAAGACACTTGAGGGGCAGAAAAACCCACTGGCAATCGTCGCTGACCGTCTTTCCGGGGAAGCCAGAGTTATCTGTTTTGACGAGTTTTTTGTGTCCGATATCACGGACGCCATGATTCTGGCCGGTTTGATGGACCAGCTGTTTCAACGGGGCGTTACGCTGGTTGCCACATCGAATGAGGAGCCTGACCTTCTCTATCAGGATGGACTGCAACGAGCCCGGTTTCTGCCTGCCATCGACCTGATTAAAAAGCATACCCTTGTCGTGAATGTGGATGGCGGTATCGACTATCGTCTGCGCCTTCTGGAGAAAGCGGAAACCTACTATTGGCCTCTCAATGATACCAGCCACGAAAAGCTGGAACAGATATTTTCCGACCTGGCTCCGGACCCGGATCATATTGAGATCGGCCGGAGCATTGAAATATCAGGACGCCCCATTAACAGCGTGAAGTTAAGCAAAGATGTGGCGTGGTTTACCTTTACCGATCTGTGTGATGGCCCCCGCAGCCAGAACGACTATATTGAACTCGCTTGCCTGTACCATTCAGTGATTCTTCAGGCTGTCCCGCAGTTGAATGCCAACCGGAATGATCAGGCTCGCCGCTTCATCAACCTGGTTGATGAGTTCTATGACCGGGGCGTAAAACTCATTTTATCCAGTGAAGTCCACCTTGAAGCGCTCTACGTCAGTGGTACGCTGTCGTTTGAGTTCAAGAGAACGCTGAGTCGCCTGCAGGAGATGCAGTCAACAGAGTACCTTGCCCGGCCTCACAAGCCATAA
- a CDS encoding aminodeoxychorismate/anthranilate synthase component II: MLLMIDNYDSFTFNLVQYFGELGADVEVHRNDHITIEEIGQRKPDHIVISPGPCTPNEAGISMDVIRHFQGKVPILGVCLGHQSIGQVYGGQIVRARQVMHGKVSPVFHKDFGVFRGLSNPVNTTRYHSLIIERESLPDCLEVTAWTRFADGRDDEIMGVRHKALPVEGVQFHPESIMTEQGHDLLANFLKQST, encoded by the coding sequence ATGCTGTTAATGATCGATAACTACGACTCGTTCACCTTTAATCTGGTTCAGTATTTTGGGGAACTGGGCGCCGATGTCGAAGTCCACAGGAACGATCACATTACCATTGAGGAGATCGGGCAACGCAAGCCAGACCATATTGTTATCTCTCCGGGACCGTGTACTCCAAACGAAGCCGGCATATCAATGGATGTGATACGACATTTTCAGGGCAAGGTTCCTATCCTGGGTGTATGCCTTGGGCATCAAAGCATTGGACAGGTTTATGGCGGTCAGATTGTTCGTGCCAGACAGGTTATGCATGGTAAGGTTTCTCCGGTTTTTCATAAAGATTTCGGCGTTTTCCGGGGCCTGAGCAACCCGGTAAATACCACTCGCTACCACTCACTGATCATTGAACGAGAGAGTCTGCCTGATTGCCTTGAAGTCACTGCATGGACCCGGTTTGCCGATGGCCGTGATGATGAAATTATGGGGGTCCGCCACAAGGCATTGCCAGTTGAGGGGGTGCAGTTTCATCCTGAATCGATCATGACCGAGCAAGGGCATGACCTTCTGGCCAACTTCCTCAAACAGTCCACATAA
- the trxB gene encoding thioredoxin-disulfide reductase has product MSTIRHSRLLILGSGPAGYTAAVYAARANLNPVMITGIQQGGQLTTTTDVDNWPGGQEGLQGPGLMMDMEAHAKRFGTEIIFDHIEAVDFSSKPYTLKGNHTYTCDALIIATGASARYLGLDSEEAFKGKGVSACATCDGFFYKNKDVVVVGGGNTAVEEALYLSNIARTVTVIHRRQEFRSEKILQDKLMDRVENGNIRLVLDSVLDEVLGDDMGVTGVRVKNVLDGASEEISAMGCFIAIGHTPNTDIFAGQLDMKDGYIRVNSGLTGNATLTSKEGVFAAGDVMDHVYRQAITSAGTGCMAALDAEKYLDALDA; this is encoded by the coding sequence ATGAGCACAATCAGACACTCCCGCCTGCTGATTCTTGGTTCCGGGCCTGCGGGGTATACCGCCGCTGTCTATGCAGCAAGAGCCAACCTTAATCCTGTGATGATTACAGGTATACAACAGGGGGGCCAGCTGACCACCACAACGGATGTTGATAACTGGCCAGGTGGACAGGAAGGTCTTCAGGGCCCCGGGCTGATGATGGATATGGAAGCCCATGCCAAACGCTTTGGCACTGAAATTATTTTTGACCACATCGAAGCGGTAGATTTCAGTAGCAAGCCATACACCCTGAAAGGCAACCACACGTATACCTGCGACGCCCTGATTATCGCCACCGGAGCCAGCGCGCGTTATCTGGGTCTGGACAGTGAAGAAGCCTTCAAGGGCAAAGGGGTTTCCGCCTGCGCAACCTGTGATGGATTTTTTTACAAAAATAAAGATGTCGTCGTCGTCGGTGGCGGTAACACGGCGGTTGAAGAAGCGCTCTATCTCTCTAACATCGCCAGAACCGTTACGGTGATTCATCGACGCCAGGAATTTCGCTCAGAAAAAATCCTGCAGGATAAATTGATGGATCGCGTAGAAAACGGCAATATCAGACTGGTTCTTGACTCCGTTCTGGATGAAGTGCTGGGTGATGATATGGGGGTAACCGGCGTCCGCGTTAAAAACGTACTCGACGGTGCATCTGAAGAAATATCTGCAATGGGCTGTTTCATCGCCATCGGCCATACGCCAAACACTGATATTTTTGCCGGTCAACTGGACATGAAGGATGGCTATATCCGGGTGAATAGCGGTCTTACAGGCAATGCCACTCTGACATCAAAAGAAGGGGTATTTGCCGCAGGGGATGTCATGGATCATGTTTATCGCCAGGCCATTACCTCCGCCGGCACTGGCTGCATGGCCGCCCTGGATGCTGAGAAGTACCTGGATGCTCTGGACGCTTAA
- a CDS encoding rhodanese-like domain-containing protein — MGILVAFGVISSAKAADSYDKAWERVQNGALLVDVRTPAEYSAGHLTGAINIPFQDIVEGLAQRNIPRETDIVLYCRSGSRSGKAQKALVNVGYQRALNAGGYEQLLARRPQP; from the coding sequence GTGGGTATTCTGGTTGCCTTCGGTGTTATCAGTTCTGCCAAAGCCGCAGATAGTTATGATAAAGCCTGGGAAAGGGTTCAAAATGGTGCGTTGCTGGTAGACGTTCGGACACCGGCAGAATATTCAGCGGGGCATTTGACCGGAGCAATCAATATCCCCTTCCAGGATATTGTTGAGGGGCTTGCCCAGAGAAATATCCCACGGGAGACCGATATTGTCCTGTATTGTCGTAGTGGTAGCCGCAGTGGTAAAGCCCAAAAGGCACTGGTAAACGTTGGTTATCAACGTGCACTGAACGCTGGAGGGTATGAACAGCTTCTGGCAAGGCGGCCTCAACCTTAA
- a CDS encoding SDR family oxidoreductase: MDLGVHNKVFMVAGASSGLGYAVAKKLAEEGAKVSIASRSQESIATAAANISEETAAEIRGYVFDARDGESITQWVEDTQNDFGHIDGLVINAGGPPPGFFEEFDDQAWQAAFELTLMSAIRLIRATLPALKVNGGSILTLTSSAVKEPIDILVMSNVMRSGVNSLVKTLASDLAQYNIRINNLIPGSINTDRIKALNMFLAQRSDTSPRNVRRAAESAIPMGRYGQPEEFANAAAFLLSDAASYITGTNTVVDGGKMKSV; encoded by the coding sequence ATGGATCTTGGTGTTCACAATAAAGTGTTCATGGTAGCTGGCGCCAGCTCAGGACTCGGCTATGCCGTTGCCAAGAAGCTGGCTGAAGAAGGTGCAAAAGTTTCCATCGCCAGTCGCAGCCAGGAAAGCATCGCCACAGCAGCCGCAAATATCAGCGAAGAAACGGCCGCTGAAATCCGGGGCTATGTATTTGATGCCCGTGATGGGGAGTCGATAACCCAGTGGGTGGAAGATACCCAGAATGACTTTGGCCATATTGATGGACTGGTCATCAATGCCGGAGGCCCACCACCGGGGTTCTTTGAGGAATTTGATGACCAAGCCTGGCAGGCTGCGTTCGAATTGACGCTCATGAGCGCTATACGACTGATCAGGGCTACACTGCCTGCGCTTAAAGTAAACGGCGGTAGCATTCTTACCCTGACATCCTCTGCGGTAAAGGAACCCATCGATATCCTGGTAATGAGCAATGTCATGCGTTCAGGCGTCAACAGCCTGGTAAAAACACTGGCAAGCGATCTGGCACAATACAATATCCGCATCAACAACCTGATTCCGGGTTCCATCAATACGGATCGGATCAAAGCCCTGAATATGTTTCTAGCGCAACGGTCCGACACCAGCCCGAGGAACGTTCGCAGAGCTGCCGAGTCTGCTATTCCCATGGGGCGCTACGGCCAACCTGAGGAGTTTGCCAATGCTGCCGCATTCCTGCTTTCCGATGCCGCCAGTTACATCACCGGAACCAATACGGTGGTGGATGGCGGAAAAATGAAGAGCGTCTGA
- the djlA gene encoding co-chaperone DjlA, translating into MTAIIIGALVGFMTGGPFGAILGAFVGSWINRTYLGGQGAAGFGSSAAHRQKAQTAFFRATFLVMGRVAKADGRVSEYEIETARAIMHTMRLSEEQRRMAIELFNQGKKPSSDIAGALRAFREVAGASTLIPMFLEIQLSAAYADGGLSSAEQAVFRQVCNILGVGSFAFDQIHKRFIAQREYYQQGEYHSGTGGGRPSSAMDLKRAYDVLGVSESASDAEVKKAYRKLMSEHHPDKLVAKGLPEEMMEVAKQKTQEIQGAYDQVRAARKASGR; encoded by the coding sequence ATGACCGCAATAATCATTGGCGCATTGGTTGGGTTCATGACCGGTGGACCTTTTGGCGCTATTTTGGGAGCGTTTGTTGGTTCCTGGATTAACCGGACCTATTTGGGCGGACAGGGAGCCGCAGGCTTTGGCTCTTCTGCGGCGCATCGGCAAAAAGCACAGACTGCCTTTTTCAGGGCAACCTTTCTGGTGATGGGCCGGGTAGCAAAAGCGGATGGTCGGGTAAGTGAGTACGAGATAGAGACTGCACGAGCCATTATGCATACCATGCGCCTCTCTGAAGAGCAGCGCAGGATGGCAATAGAGCTTTTTAATCAGGGCAAGAAGCCTTCTTCCGATATTGCCGGTGCGCTTCGGGCATTTCGAGAGGTTGCCGGAGCCAGTACGCTGATTCCCATGTTTCTGGAAATTCAGTTGTCGGCCGCTTATGCCGATGGTGGCTTGAGCTCTGCCGAACAAGCGGTATTCAGGCAGGTTTGCAATATCCTCGGGGTGGGCAGTTTTGCGTTTGATCAGATACACAAACGGTTCATTGCCCAGAGAGAGTACTACCAGCAGGGAGAGTATCACTCTGGAACGGGGGGCGGTCGGCCATCATCGGCCATGGATCTGAAACGGGCTTATGATGTTCTGGGAGTGTCAGAAAGTGCTTCAGATGCTGAAGTCAAGAAGGCCTATCGTAAACTGATGAGTGAACACCACCCGGATAAGCTGGTGGCCAAGGGGTTACCCGAGGAGATGATGGAAGTTGCCAAGCAAAAGACTCAGGAAATTCAGGGGGCTTATGATCAGGTTCGGGCAGCCAGAAAGGCTTCAGGGCGTTAG
- the cysZ gene encoding sulfate transporter CysZ has protein sequence MNKWPYNSYCLSTMAIGKNYWFYCLLLLHQERAKAKKTREIACAGVIFQLLTSIKNSVMTYNTPLSGPGYFILGLKMILLPQLRWFVLIPLVINILVFGGIIYWVSGYFSLWMAQLTGWMPEWLAFLKYLLWPLFFLALAAVMFFTFTIIGNFIAAPFNALLAEKVQQMEGAELPDLKLSDWVTIVPRSIGRELRKLLYYLPRAIVLLILSFVPVLGFVLWFLFNGWMMAIQYCDYAADNRGVSFSEMLSRLKPQLSKSWPFGAVVNLAMLIPLVNLLIIPAAVVGASLLWEREMEPPVTAG, from the coding sequence ATGAATAAATGGCCCTATAATAGCTATTGCCTTTCCACCATGGCAATTGGCAAAAATTATTGGTTTTATTGTCTGTTGCTATTGCATCAGGAAAGAGCAAAAGCGAAGAAAACAAGAGAAATAGCTTGTGCTGGTGTAATATTCCAGCTTCTGACCAGCATTAAAAATAGCGTGATGACATATAACACCCCCCTGTCAGGCCCCGGTTATTTTATTCTGGGGCTGAAGATGATTTTACTGCCACAGTTGAGATGGTTTGTTTTGATTCCTCTGGTCATTAATATTCTGGTCTTTGGTGGGATTATTTATTGGGTATCGGGGTATTTTTCGCTCTGGATGGCTCAACTCACAGGTTGGATGCCTGAGTGGCTGGCGTTTCTGAAGTATCTGCTATGGCCGCTGTTTTTTCTGGCACTGGCTGCGGTGATGTTTTTTACCTTTACTATTATCGGGAATTTTATCGCTGCTCCGTTTAATGCACTGTTGGCCGAAAAAGTGCAGCAAATGGAAGGTGCCGAGCTGCCTGATCTTAAATTGTCGGATTGGGTGACGATTGTGCCGAGGAGTATTGGCAGAGAGCTACGCAAGTTATTATATTACCTGCCCCGGGCAATAGTGCTGCTGATACTGTCCTTTGTTCCGGTATTGGGGTTTGTGTTGTGGTTTTTGTTCAATGGCTGGATGATGGCGATCCAATATTGCGACTATGCAGCGGATAACCGGGGTGTATCTTTTTCTGAAATGTTATCACGACTAAAGCCGCAACTATCAAAGTCCTGGCCTTTTGGTGCGGTTGTTAACCTGGCCATGTTGATACCGTTGGTCAATTTATTGATTATTCCTGCGGCTGTTGTTGGCGCATCCCTGTTGTGGGAGCGGGAAATGGAGCCGCCGGTTACGGCAGGGTGA
- the sodC gene encoding superoxide dismutase [Cu-Zn] SodC has protein sequence MFQVTPAGTGPTIGKVFIQPAGDDEVTKGVRLQPALHDLSPGKHGFHVHENPSCEPGEKGGQSVAALAAGGHYDPNSTGHHEGPEGDGHLGDLPVLEVDENGKAVSPVEAPRLSLSELKGRSLVIHDGADNYSDNPPLGGGGARIACGIIQ, from the coding sequence ATGTTTCAGGTGACTCCGGCCGGTACCGGGCCAACCATCGGCAAAGTGTTTATCCAACCTGCTGGCGATGACGAGGTTACTAAAGGGGTTAGACTGCAACCGGCTCTGCATGACTTGTCGCCCGGGAAGCATGGTTTTCATGTTCATGAAAACCCCTCCTGTGAGCCAGGGGAAAAAGGTGGCCAGAGCGTTGCTGCCCTGGCAGCAGGTGGTCACTATGACCCGAACAGCACCGGTCATCACGAGGGGCCTGAAGGTGATGGGCATTTAGGGGATTTGCCCGTATTGGAGGTCGACGAAAATGGCAAGGCGGTGAGCCCTGTTGAAGCCCCCCGACTGTCGCTCTCTGAACTGAAAGGGCGCTCGCTGGTGATTCATGATGGTGCTGACAACTATTCTGACAACCCTCCCCTGGGTGGGGGTGGCGCCAGAATAGCCTGTGGGATAATTCAATAG
- the trpD gene encoding anthranilate phosphoribosyltransferase, whose protein sequence is MQIKEAINRIVQHLDLSRNEMMEVMQQIMTGQCSDSQIAAFLVGMRMKSESIEEITGAALVMRQLATRVQVNADHLVDIVGTGGDGAHLFNVSTASAFVCAAAGANVAKHGNRGVSSSSGSADLLEHAGVNLDISPNQVARCIEAVGVGFMFAPAHHSAMKNVVGVRRELGIRTLFNILGPMSNPANVKNLLIGVFTRELCRPMAEVLRELGNEHVMVVHSVDGLDEISIASETHVAELKSGNIREYTLKPEDFNVDSQSLIGLDVQDSNESLALIKDALGKQQGKYAEKAASMIALNAGAAIYLSGVAGHLEEGILMARDAIDSGLALEKMKALASFTRVFSE, encoded by the coding sequence ATGCAAATAAAAGAAGCCATAAACCGGATCGTACAACACCTTGATCTGAGCAGGAATGAAATGATGGAGGTCATGCAGCAGATCATGACCGGCCAGTGCAGTGACAGCCAGATTGCCGCCTTTCTGGTTGGCATGCGCATGAAAAGCGAGAGCATTGAAGAAATCACCGGGGCCGCCCTGGTCATGCGACAGCTGGCGACCCGGGTTCAGGTCAATGCTGACCACCTGGTGGATATTGTCGGTACGGGGGGAGACGGAGCCCATTTATTCAACGTTTCTACAGCGTCGGCATTTGTCTGTGCCGCTGCCGGTGCCAATGTCGCAAAGCATGGTAATCGGGGAGTTTCCAGCTCAAGTGGCAGTGCCGATCTGCTGGAGCATGCCGGCGTCAATCTGGATATCAGTCCCAATCAGGTTGCCCGCTGTATTGAAGCGGTGGGTGTGGGCTTTATGTTTGCGCCAGCTCACCACTCAGCCATGAAAAATGTGGTCGGTGTGCGTCGGGAGCTGGGCATTCGTACGCTGTTTAACATTCTTGGACCAATGTCCAATCCGGCTAACGTGAAAAACCTGCTGATTGGTGTATTTACCCGGGAACTATGCCGCCCCATGGCCGAAGTACTCCGAGAGCTCGGTAATGAGCATGTCATGGTGGTTCACTCTGTCGATGGGCTGGATGAAATCAGTATTGCCAGTGAAACTCACGTTGCGGAGCTGAAGAGTGGCAACATCCGTGAATACACTCTGAAGCCCGAAGACTTCAATGTTGACTCGCAGAGTCTGATTGGACTGGATGTGCAAGACAGCAATGAATCACTGGCGTTGATCAAAGATGCCCTCGGTAAACAGCAGGGAAAATACGCCGAAAAAGCAGCCAGCATGATCGCCCTTAATGCCGGTGCCGCTATTTATCTTTCCGGTGTTGCCGGTCACCTTGAGGAAGGTATTCTGATGGCCCGGGACGCCATTGATAGTGGTCTGGCGCTGGAGAAAATGAAAGCGCTTGCCAGCTTCACTCGCGTTTTTTCTGAATAA
- a CDS encoding YhcB family protein, translating into MNVLWFVGSLAFLAGILCGALVYHLLSGSKSRSGRLESQLDELQQEFKEYQERVGDHFTTSAHLINKLTDTYRDVHEHLANGAEDLCKDEEVRNRLGDSLLSSNALLSGKVHKRRNERTPPLEQPKDYAPKSRPDEQGALAEEYGFGESAKEATTTDK; encoded by the coding sequence ATGAACGTACTTTGGTTTGTCGGTAGTCTGGCGTTTCTGGCGGGGATTCTGTGTGGTGCACTCGTTTACCATTTACTGTCAGGTTCAAAATCCCGTAGCGGCAGGCTGGAAAGTCAGCTGGATGAACTTCAGCAGGAATTCAAAGAATACCAGGAGCGCGTGGGAGATCACTTCACCACATCCGCTCACCTGATCAATAAACTCACCGATACCTACCGGGATGTCCATGAGCACCTCGCCAATGGTGCAGAAGATCTCTGTAAGGATGAAGAAGTCCGTAACCGGCTTGGAGACTCCCTGTTAAGCAGTAATGCGCTGCTGTCAGGGAAGGTCCATAAACGTCGTAATGAGCGTACGCCGCCATTGGAGCAGCCTAAGGACTACGCACCTAAATCCAGACCGGATGAACAGGGCGCATTGGCCGAAGAGTACGGTTTCGGTGAGTCAGCGAAAGAAGCAACGACCACTGATAAATAA
- the speB gene encoding agmatinase — protein sequence MTTLEKKPDFSLYSNAFGFLRQPLDFDPINSDAEWIVTGVPFDLATTGRSGSRFGPEAIRKASINLAWESPRWPWGFRLKDYLSIADCGDLVFEAGNASDLCESLQLHAEVILAEGKRMLTLGGDHFITLPLLRAHARQFGPLSLIHFDAHTDDYDEGGVFDHGTMFYHAVKEGLIYPESSVQIGIRTHYDQENTPFQVFDAGYVNEAPVTEIIDRVHMTVAHRSVYLTFDIDCLDPAYAPGTGTPVCGGLTSDRALQLVRGLQGLDIVGMDVVEVAPAYDSAGITALAAATVALDMLYIQAAGKLDR from the coding sequence ATGACCACCCTGGAAAAAAAACCAGACTTTTCCCTCTATTCCAATGCTTTTGGTTTCTTAAGGCAGCCACTGGATTTTGACCCGATCAATAGTGATGCCGAATGGATCGTAACGGGTGTGCCTTTCGATCTGGCAACAACTGGCAGGAGTGGGAGCCGTTTCGGCCCGGAAGCTATACGCAAGGCATCTATTAACCTTGCGTGGGAGTCCCCGCGCTGGCCTTGGGGGTTCAGGTTAAAAGACTATCTGTCCATAGCCGACTGTGGTGATCTGGTATTTGAAGCCGGTAATGCCAGCGATCTATGTGAGTCGCTACAGCTGCATGCTGAGGTGATCCTGGCAGAGGGTAAAAGGATGCTTACTCTGGGAGGCGATCATTTCATCACTTTGCCGTTGTTACGAGCCCATGCAAGGCAGTTTGGTCCATTGTCGCTTATTCACTTCGATGCTCATACGGATGATTATGATGAAGGGGGGGTATTTGATCATGGCACAATGTTTTACCATGCCGTGAAAGAGGGGCTAATCTATCCTGAATCTTCGGTTCAGATTGGTATACGCACCCATTATGATCAGGAGAATACGCCATTTCAGGTCTTTGATGCAGGCTACGTCAATGAGGCGCCGGTCACTGAGATCATTGACAGGGTGCATATGACGGTAGCACACCGTTCTGTCTACCTGACATTTGATATCGACTGTCTGGATCCCGCCTATGCACCGGGAACAGGGACGCCGGTTTGTGGTGGCCTGACGTCAGACCGCGCCTTGCAGCTGGTTCGTGGATTGCAAGGACTTGATATCGTCGGAATGGATGTGGTTGAGGTGGCTCCAGCTTATGACAGTGCAGGCATTACCGCACTGGCTGCCGCCACGGTGGCATTGGATATGCTTTATATTCAGGCTGCCGGTAAGCTTGACCGCTGA
- the trpC gene encoding indole-3-glycerol phosphate synthase TrpC, translating to MSLPTILNKIIARKHEEVAVRSHSRPLDQVKTLAGQNTPTRGFAHSLRLRVEQQQAAIIAEIKKASPSQGIIRAHFKPAEIAKRYEASGACCLSVLTDHDFFQGSEHYLQAARDACSLPVLRKDFMVDPYQIYEARMIGADCILLIVSALSDQQLSEFNELAQSLGMDVLVEVHGADELARALPLPGAILGINNRNLHTFEVSLDNTFQLLNSIPDDRLVVTESGIHTRDDVQAMVRHNVKSFLVGEAFMRQKDPGAALSTLFGRYL from the coding sequence ATGTCACTACCGACCATTCTGAATAAAATTATCGCACGGAAGCATGAAGAAGTTGCCGTGCGCAGTCATTCAAGGCCGCTTGATCAAGTGAAAACGCTGGCCGGGCAGAATACACCAACACGTGGCTTTGCCCATAGCCTGCGTTTACGGGTTGAACAGCAACAGGCGGCCATCATTGCAGAAATCAAAAAAGCCTCTCCCAGTCAGGGCATTATTCGAGCACACTTCAAGCCCGCTGAAATCGCCAAGCGCTACGAAGCCTCAGGAGCCTGCTGCCTGTCCGTGTTGACGGATCATGATTTCTTCCAGGGTAGTGAACACTATTTACAGGCCGCCAGAGATGCCTGCTCTCTTCCGGTGTTGCGTAAAGACTTCATGGTCGATCCGTATCAGATCTATGAGGCACGGATGATCGGTGCTGATTGTATCTTACTGATTGTCTCCGCACTGTCGGACCAACAGCTCAGTGAGTTTAATGAGCTGGCACAATCACTTGGAATGGATGTTCTGGTGGAGGTACACGGAGCCGATGAGCTGGCAAGGGCGCTCCCATTACCGGGTGCCATTCTCGGCATTAACAACCGCAATCTGCATACGTTTGAAGTCAGTCTGGATAATACGTTTCAACTGCTGAACTCGATTCCTGACGATCGGCTGGTGGTAACGGAAAGTGGTATACACACCCGTGATGATGTGCAGGCCATGGTCCGGCACAATGTGAAGAGCTTCCTGGTGGGTGAGGCGTTTATGCGTCAGAAGGATCCGGGAGCAGCGCTCAGTACGTTGTTTGGCCGTTATTTATGA
- a CDS encoding OsmC family protein, which yields MKAQVKWVDNQRFLGLTASGNSIVMDADKNQKSAPGPMEMVLMGLGGCASVDVVNILEKTRQNVTGCHVDIESERADAIPAVFTRIHLTFVVQGRNIKESQVERAVNLSAEKYCSVARMLGKGGVEITHSYEIIETE from the coding sequence ATGAAGGCACAAGTTAAGTGGGTAGATAACCAGCGTTTCCTGGGACTGACCGCCAGTGGCAATTCCATCGTAATGGATGCTGATAAAAACCAGAAAAGCGCACCAGGCCCCATGGAGATGGTATTAATGGGTTTAGGTGGATGCGCTTCGGTTGACGTGGTTAATATCCTGGAAAAAACGCGTCAAAACGTTACCGGCTGCCATGTAGATATTGAATCTGAACGGGCTGATGCCATTCCCGCCGTTTTTACCAGAATACACCTGACTTTTGTGGTTCAAGGCCGCAATATCAAGGAATCTCAGGTGGAACGTGCCGTTAATTTATCCGCCGAAAAATACTGTTCTGTTGCCCGTATGCTGGGCAAGGGCGGTGTTGAGATTACCCACAGCTATGAGATTATCGAAACCGAATAG
- a CDS encoding histidine triad nucleotide-binding protein: protein MSCLFCKITQGDIPADKVFEDDEVVAFRDINPAAPTHILVIPKKHIATMNDAVAEDQLLLGKMMLVAKDIAAREGVSEDGFRFALNTNSHGGQSVYHIHLHLLAGRQMQWPPG, encoded by the coding sequence ATGAGTTGTCTTTTCTGCAAAATTACGCAGGGAGATATTCCCGCAGACAAAGTGTTTGAAGATGATGAGGTGGTGGCATTCCGGGATATTAACCCGGCAGCCCCAACCCATATTCTGGTCATTCCCAAGAAGCATATTGCCACCATGAATGATGCTGTGGCAGAAGACCAGTTACTGCTTGGCAAGATGATGCTGGTGGCAAAAGACATCGCTGCCAGGGAAGGGGTGAGCGAGGATGGTTTTCGCTTTGCCCTGAATACCAACAGCCACGGGGGGCAGTCGGTATACCATATACACCTTCATTTGCTGGCGGGCCGTCAAATGCAGTGGCCGCCAGGCTGA